One window from the genome of Hoplias malabaricus isolate fHopMal1 chromosome X2, fHopMal1.hap1, whole genome shotgun sequence encodes:
- the LOC136676758 gene encoding atlastin-2-like isoform X2, whose product MAERRALQRDQGARSCGTSHGVNRVEDVSRKMSSREADDELLLEEEEGTVGPVQIVVADEDEHEFSLDEEALERILMQEHIRDLNVVVVSVAGAFRKGKSFLLDFMLRYMYSQNNDSWLGGDEEPLTGFTWRGGCERETTGILAWSEVFVVEKPDGNKVAVLLIDTQGAFDSQSTIKDCATIFALSTMTSSVQVYNLSQNVQEDDLQHLQLFTEYGRLAMEEIYRKPFQSLMFLIRDWSYPYEHGYGLEGGKKFLEKRLQVKQNQHEELQNVRKHIHSCFSSINCFLLPHPGLRVATNPHYDGRLKDIDDEFKKELIKLIPLLLAPENLVEKEIGGSKVTCRDLVQYFKAYMKIYQGEELPHPKSMLQATAEANNLAAVAGAKDLYNKSMEQVCGGDQPYIAPADLARRHVELKENSIKQFRSVKKMGGEEFCRRYQEQLEAELDEAYDSFVKHNDGKNIFYAARTPATLFAVMFIMYVVSLVTGFVGINSVATLCNLIMGVTLVSLCTWAYVKYSGEFREVGSVIDQVAETLWEQVFSKLFEVARSKVTLGALLPAQRKRLSSNNNVKKKN is encoded by the exons gtgtcAATAGGGTGGAGGACGTGTCTCGTAAAATGAGCAGCAGGGAGGCAGATGATGAGCTGCTgctggaggaggaagaggggaCAGTGGGCCCGGTCCAGATCGTCGTAGCGGATGAAGATGAACACGAGTTCTCGCTGGATGAGGAAGCTCTGGAGCGAATCCTCATGCAGGAGCACATCCGGGACCTCAACGTGGTGGTGGTCTCTGTCGCTGGAGCTTTCCGCAAGGGAAAGTCCTTTCTGCTGGACTTCATGCTCCGATACATGTACAGTCAG AATAATGATTCATGGCTGGGTGGTGATGAAGAACCGTTGACCGGCTTCACCTGGAGGGGcggctgtgagagagagacaacagGAATCCTGGCGTGGAGCGAAGTGTTTGTGGTGGAGAAACCAGACGGGAACAAG gtTGCTGTGCTTCTCATAGACACACAGGGGGCTTTTGACAGTCAGTCCACCATCAAAGACTGCGCTACCATCTTCGCCCTCAGCACCATGACCAGCTCTGTACAG GTATACAATCTTTCCCAGAATGTGCAAGAAGATGATCTTCAGCATCTACAG CTTTTCACAGAGTATGGAAGACTCGCCATGGAGGAAATCTACCGAAAGCCATTTCAG TCACTCATGTTCCTTATCAGGGACTGGAGTTACCCGTATGAGCACGGATACGGCCTGGAAGGAGGGAAGAAGTTCCTTGAGAAAAGGTTGCAG GTGAAACAAAACCAGCACGAGGAGCTGCAGAACGTCCGGAAGCACATCCACTCCTGCTTCTCCAGCATCAACTGCTTCCTGCTCCCTCACCCCGGCCTCAGAGTGGCCACAAACCCTCACTACGACGGAAGGTTGAAAG ACATTGATGATGAATTCAAAAAAGAACTTATTAAACTCATCCCATTGCTGCTGGCCCCTGAGAACTTGGTGGAGAAGGAAATCGGAGGCTCTAAAGTGACGTGTAGAGATCTTGTACAGTATTTCAAA GCCTACATGAAAATTTACCAAGGTGAAGAGCTGCCGCACCCAAAGTCCATGTtacag GCAACAGCAGAGGCCAACAACCTTGCAGCAGTCGCTGGAGCAAAAGACCTTTACAACAAAAGCATGGAGCAG GTGTGTGGAGGAGACCAGCCGTACATCGCCCCGGCCGATCTGGCGCGCAGGCACGTGGAGCTGAAGGAGAACTCCATAAAGCAGTTCCGCTCGGTGAAGAAGATGGGAGGAGAGGAGTTCTGCCGCCGTTATCAGGAGCAGCTGGAGGCCGAGCTGGACGAGGCTTATGACAGCTTTGTCAAGCACAACGACGGAAAGAACATTTTCTACGCGGCTCGGACGCCCGCCACGCTGTTCGCCGTGATGTTTATCATGTACGTGGTGTCGCTGGTCACCGGCTTCGTCGGAATAAACTCTGTGGCCACGCTGTGTAATCTGATCATGGGCGTGACCTTGGTGTCTCTGTGCACCTGGGCGTATGTTAAATACTCAGGGGAGTTCAGAGAGGTGGGGAGTGTCATCGACCAAGTGGCAGAAACCCTCTGGGAACAG GTGTTTTCCAAGCTTTTCGAAGTTGCCAGGAGCAAAGTGACGTTGGGTGCCCTTCTCCCTGCTCAGCGAAAGAGACTGTCCTCGAACAACAACGTGAAGAAGAAAAACTAG
- the LOC136676758 gene encoding atlastin-2-like isoform X3 yields the protein MSSREADDELLLEEEEGTVGPVQIVVADEDEHEFSLDEEALERILMQEHIRDLNVVVVSVAGAFRKGKSFLLDFMLRYMYSQNNDSWLGGDEEPLTGFTWRGGCERETTGILAWSEVFVVEKPDGNKVAVLLIDTQGAFDSQSTIKDCATIFALSTMTSSVQVYNLSQNVQEDDLQHLQLFTEYGRLAMEEIYRKPFQSLMFLIRDWSYPYEHGYGLEGGKKFLEKRLQVKQNQHEELQNVRKHIHSCFSSINCFLLPHPGLRVATNPHYDGRLKDIDDEFKKELIKLIPLLLAPENLVEKEIGGSKVTCRDLVQYFKAYMKIYQGEELPHPKSMLQATAEANNLAAVAGAKDLYNKSMEQVCGGDQPYIAPADLARRHVELKENSIKQFRSVKKMGGEEFCRRYQEQLEAELDEAYDSFVKHNDGKNIFYAARTPATLFAVMFIMYVVSLVTGFVGINSVATLCNLIMGVTLVSLCTWAYVKYSGEFREVGSVIDQVAETLWEQRTPRKVFSKLFEVARSKVTLGALLPAQRKRLSSNNNVKKKN from the exons ATGAGCAGCAGGGAGGCAGATGATGAGCTGCTgctggaggaggaagaggggaCAGTGGGCCCGGTCCAGATCGTCGTAGCGGATGAAGATGAACACGAGTTCTCGCTGGATGAGGAAGCTCTGGAGCGAATCCTCATGCAGGAGCACATCCGGGACCTCAACGTGGTGGTGGTCTCTGTCGCTGGAGCTTTCCGCAAGGGAAAGTCCTTTCTGCTGGACTTCATGCTCCGATACATGTACAGTCAG AATAATGATTCATGGCTGGGTGGTGATGAAGAACCGTTGACCGGCTTCACCTGGAGGGGcggctgtgagagagagacaacagGAATCCTGGCGTGGAGCGAAGTGTTTGTGGTGGAGAAACCAGACGGGAACAAG gtTGCTGTGCTTCTCATAGACACACAGGGGGCTTTTGACAGTCAGTCCACCATCAAAGACTGCGCTACCATCTTCGCCCTCAGCACCATGACCAGCTCTGTACAG GTATACAATCTTTCCCAGAATGTGCAAGAAGATGATCTTCAGCATCTACAG CTTTTCACAGAGTATGGAAGACTCGCCATGGAGGAAATCTACCGAAAGCCATTTCAG TCACTCATGTTCCTTATCAGGGACTGGAGTTACCCGTATGAGCACGGATACGGCCTGGAAGGAGGGAAGAAGTTCCTTGAGAAAAGGTTGCAG GTGAAACAAAACCAGCACGAGGAGCTGCAGAACGTCCGGAAGCACATCCACTCCTGCTTCTCCAGCATCAACTGCTTCCTGCTCCCTCACCCCGGCCTCAGAGTGGCCACAAACCCTCACTACGACGGAAGGTTGAAAG ACATTGATGATGAATTCAAAAAAGAACTTATTAAACTCATCCCATTGCTGCTGGCCCCTGAGAACTTGGTGGAGAAGGAAATCGGAGGCTCTAAAGTGACGTGTAGAGATCTTGTACAGTATTTCAAA GCCTACATGAAAATTTACCAAGGTGAAGAGCTGCCGCACCCAAAGTCCATGTtacag GCAACAGCAGAGGCCAACAACCTTGCAGCAGTCGCTGGAGCAAAAGACCTTTACAACAAAAGCATGGAGCAG GTGTGTGGAGGAGACCAGCCGTACATCGCCCCGGCCGATCTGGCGCGCAGGCACGTGGAGCTGAAGGAGAACTCCATAAAGCAGTTCCGCTCGGTGAAGAAGATGGGAGGAGAGGAGTTCTGCCGCCGTTATCAGGAGCAGCTGGAGGCCGAGCTGGACGAGGCTTATGACAGCTTTGTCAAGCACAACGACGGAAAGAACATTTTCTACGCGGCTCGGACGCCCGCCACGCTGTTCGCCGTGATGTTTATCATGTACGTGGTGTCGCTGGTCACCGGCTTCGTCGGAATAAACTCTGTGGCCACGCTGTGTAATCTGATCATGGGCGTGACCTTGGTGTCTCTGTGCACCTGGGCGTATGTTAAATACTCAGGGGAGTTCAGAGAGGTGGGGAGTGTCATCGACCAAGTGGCAGAAACCCTCTGGGAACAG AGGACCCCGAGAAAG GTGTTTTCCAAGCTTTTCGAAGTTGCCAGGAGCAAAGTGACGTTGGGTGCCCTTCTCCCTGCTCAGCGAAAGAGACTGTCCTCGAACAACAACGTGAAGAAGAAAAACTAG
- the LOC136676758 gene encoding atlastin-2-like isoform X1 — translation MAERRALQRDQGARSCGTSHGVNRVEDVSRKMSSREADDELLLEEEEGTVGPVQIVVADEDEHEFSLDEEALERILMQEHIRDLNVVVVSVAGAFRKGKSFLLDFMLRYMYSQNNDSWLGGDEEPLTGFTWRGGCERETTGILAWSEVFVVEKPDGNKVAVLLIDTQGAFDSQSTIKDCATIFALSTMTSSVQVYNLSQNVQEDDLQHLQLFTEYGRLAMEEIYRKPFQSLMFLIRDWSYPYEHGYGLEGGKKFLEKRLQVKQNQHEELQNVRKHIHSCFSSINCFLLPHPGLRVATNPHYDGRLKDIDDEFKKELIKLIPLLLAPENLVEKEIGGSKVTCRDLVQYFKAYMKIYQGEELPHPKSMLQATAEANNLAAVAGAKDLYNKSMEQVCGGDQPYIAPADLARRHVELKENSIKQFRSVKKMGGEEFCRRYQEQLEAELDEAYDSFVKHNDGKNIFYAARTPATLFAVMFIMYVVSLVTGFVGINSVATLCNLIMGVTLVSLCTWAYVKYSGEFREVGSVIDQVAETLWEQRTPRKVFSKLFEVARSKVTLGALLPAQRKRLSSNNNVKKKN, via the exons gtgtcAATAGGGTGGAGGACGTGTCTCGTAAAATGAGCAGCAGGGAGGCAGATGATGAGCTGCTgctggaggaggaagaggggaCAGTGGGCCCGGTCCAGATCGTCGTAGCGGATGAAGATGAACACGAGTTCTCGCTGGATGAGGAAGCTCTGGAGCGAATCCTCATGCAGGAGCACATCCGGGACCTCAACGTGGTGGTGGTCTCTGTCGCTGGAGCTTTCCGCAAGGGAAAGTCCTTTCTGCTGGACTTCATGCTCCGATACATGTACAGTCAG AATAATGATTCATGGCTGGGTGGTGATGAAGAACCGTTGACCGGCTTCACCTGGAGGGGcggctgtgagagagagacaacagGAATCCTGGCGTGGAGCGAAGTGTTTGTGGTGGAGAAACCAGACGGGAACAAG gtTGCTGTGCTTCTCATAGACACACAGGGGGCTTTTGACAGTCAGTCCACCATCAAAGACTGCGCTACCATCTTCGCCCTCAGCACCATGACCAGCTCTGTACAG GTATACAATCTTTCCCAGAATGTGCAAGAAGATGATCTTCAGCATCTACAG CTTTTCACAGAGTATGGAAGACTCGCCATGGAGGAAATCTACCGAAAGCCATTTCAG TCACTCATGTTCCTTATCAGGGACTGGAGTTACCCGTATGAGCACGGATACGGCCTGGAAGGAGGGAAGAAGTTCCTTGAGAAAAGGTTGCAG GTGAAACAAAACCAGCACGAGGAGCTGCAGAACGTCCGGAAGCACATCCACTCCTGCTTCTCCAGCATCAACTGCTTCCTGCTCCCTCACCCCGGCCTCAGAGTGGCCACAAACCCTCACTACGACGGAAGGTTGAAAG ACATTGATGATGAATTCAAAAAAGAACTTATTAAACTCATCCCATTGCTGCTGGCCCCTGAGAACTTGGTGGAGAAGGAAATCGGAGGCTCTAAAGTGACGTGTAGAGATCTTGTACAGTATTTCAAA GCCTACATGAAAATTTACCAAGGTGAAGAGCTGCCGCACCCAAAGTCCATGTtacag GCAACAGCAGAGGCCAACAACCTTGCAGCAGTCGCTGGAGCAAAAGACCTTTACAACAAAAGCATGGAGCAG GTGTGTGGAGGAGACCAGCCGTACATCGCCCCGGCCGATCTGGCGCGCAGGCACGTGGAGCTGAAGGAGAACTCCATAAAGCAGTTCCGCTCGGTGAAGAAGATGGGAGGAGAGGAGTTCTGCCGCCGTTATCAGGAGCAGCTGGAGGCCGAGCTGGACGAGGCTTATGACAGCTTTGTCAAGCACAACGACGGAAAGAACATTTTCTACGCGGCTCGGACGCCCGCCACGCTGTTCGCCGTGATGTTTATCATGTACGTGGTGTCGCTGGTCACCGGCTTCGTCGGAATAAACTCTGTGGCCACGCTGTGTAATCTGATCATGGGCGTGACCTTGGTGTCTCTGTGCACCTGGGCGTATGTTAAATACTCAGGGGAGTTCAGAGAGGTGGGGAGTGTCATCGACCAAGTGGCAGAAACCCTCTGGGAACAG AGGACCCCGAGAAAG GTGTTTTCCAAGCTTTTCGAAGTTGCCAGGAGCAAAGTGACGTTGGGTGCCCTTCTCCCTGCTCAGCGAAAGAGACTGTCCTCGAACAACAACGTGAAGAAGAAAAACTAG